A single genomic interval of Lysobacter avium harbors:
- a CDS encoding cell surface protein, with translation MPVSKTPNSAVASANSDRHSLTRRAPLYVALATVLAMSSAGVMAAETCKTTDPANGSVANGAEALACGEGSVASRKGATAIGAYSSATGKEATAVGNNASASRASATALGANATASSKGATAVGASAEASGSDSIATGDSAYAEGAGSSAVGSGSYAGGDESTAVGYLAEATADNSVALGANSLADRANTVSVGSAGNERQITNVAAGIEGTDAVNLDQLDAVAAVAEETDRHFKATGDSEAIVDGEDAVAAGSNAYAGADYATAVGASSSAFGEGASAFGSGAFASGDYATASGYNATATGTDSLASGSGSQAAGDDSTAVGSGAAALEVGSTAMGADAQASGAYATASGTESVASGGQATANGFRSEADGDGSSAIGGYSSATGFLSSAIGYSTDASGDYATAVGVGAAAAGTSSTAVGESADASGLESTAVGGTAYGFFATEATGDGSAAFGNGAWASGDESTSLGWMSSADGAGSTAVGAASWAAEDDSTALGYGANADAANSVALGAGSVADRENSVSVGEVGGERQITNVAAGTEGTDAVNLDQLDAVAAVADETNKYFKATGSDDSDAGSYADGDDATAAGEAANAIGDGASAFGAGANAIANGATAAGYNSLALGEDSTAVGSGAAALEVGSTAMGADAEASGAYATASGTEAVASGGQATANGFRSEASGDGSSAIGGYSSASGFLSSAIGYGTDASGDYATAVGVGAAAAGASSTAVGESADASGLESTAVGGTAYGFFATEATGDGSAAFGNGAWASGDESTSLGWMSSADGAGSTAVGAASWAAEDDSTALGYGAYADAANSVALGAGSVADRENSVSVGEVGGERQITNVAAGTEGTDAVNLDQLNEVAGVADETNRLFKASGDGEAIVDGEDAVAAGSDAYAGADYATAVGSSSSAFGEGSSAFGSGAFASGDYATASGYSATATGDDSIASGSHSQANGTSSVAVGGRRAMLDDDGNPVLDGDGNPVYTNTVATADDSTAIGAGANASETGATALGAGADASGAYATASGTEAVASGTQATANGFRSEASGDGSSVMGGYSSASGFLSSALGYGAEASSDYATAVGATASASGADSTAVGSASIASGTNSVAVGGALFGILASEASGDYSTAVGGGAWAPGYSSTALGNAAMATADNSVALGADSYADRENSVSVGDVGNERQITNVAAGTEDNDAVNLGQLNAIAGVATETNKYFKASGELEATVDGEDAVAAGSDAYAGADYATAVGSSSSAFGEGASAFGSGAFASGDYATASGYNATASGTDSIASGSSSQATGNSSVAVGGRRAVMDDDGNPVLDGDGNPLYTNTVASADDSTAIGAGANASETGATALGAGADASGAYATASGTEAVASGGQATANGFRSEASGDGSSAIGGYSSASGFLSSAIGYGTDASGDYATAVGVGAAAAGASSTAVGESADASGLESTAVGGTAYGFFATEATGDGSAAFGNGAWASGDESTSLGWMSSADGAGSTAVGAASWAAEDDSTALGYGAYADAANSVALGAGSVADRENSVSVGEVGGERQITNVAAGTEGTDAVNLDQLNEVAGVADETNRLFKASGDGEAIVDGEDAVAAGSDAYAGADYATAVGSSSSAFGEGSSAFGSGAFASGDYATASGYSATATGDDSIASGSHSQANGTSSVAVGGRRAMLDDDGNPVLDGDGNPVYTNTVATADDSTAIGAGANASETGATALGAGADASGAYATASGTEAVASGTQATANGFRSEASGDGSSVMGGYSSASGFLSSALGYGAEASSDYATAVGATASASGADSTAVGSASIASGTNSVAVGGALFGILASEASGDYSTAVGGGAWAPGYSTTALGNAAMATADNSVALGADSYADRENSVSVGDVGNERQITNVAAGTEDNDAVNLDQLNAIAGVADETSRLFKASGEGEAVVDGEDAVAAGSDALAEGDYTVALGASSTAIGEGASAMGSGATALGDQATASGFNAVAATDGASAYGAGSAAAGEAATATGAYSSASGELATATGSESEASGYLATATGAGSVANGDGSVATGALSEASGVESTASGFYSAASGDAATALGAESYASGVESVAAGFLAEASGDVATAVGAESIASGLASAAVGAFAEASGDFTTAVGALSAATGYNSTALGSAAEAEGEDATALGSDSLAEADGSVALGAGSYADRADTVSVGSSGNERQITNVAAGSMDTDAANMAQMGAMASALGGGAGFSGGVFSAPSYMIQGTTYGNVGDAFSAVDGRLTSLQNSVDNFTGPQGPAGPQGPMGPTGPTGPQGADGATGPSGPTGPTGPQGPKGDSIVGDTGPQGPQGPTGPTGPTGPTGPTGPQGPQGPQGPSGNGVADGNSHGLPTDPVGVGQGKSGGLAVGEGSIAVDENDTAIGNHAIVGAANSTALGNNSNVDAAASNAVAIGADTDVTASGGAALGQRASVTAQGAVALGQESVADEANTVSVGSATNQRRVTNVAAGTQANDAANVGQMQAASAATLDASRSYTDTTATQTLNASYNYTDTSTTNALNSAKAYTDQRMTVITDDFNMLRGEVNDRFYEVDKRFDQMGAMSAAMLNMATSAAGVRTQNRVGVGVGVQGGQAALSLGYQRALSDRATVTFGGAMSGDDTSVGAGVGFGW, from the coding sequence ATGCCCGTCTCTAAGACACCCAACAGCGCCGTTGCATCCGCCAACTCCGACCGACACTCACTTACCCGTCGCGCCCCACTCTACGTCGCTCTCGCCACCGTCCTGGCGATGAGCTCGGCCGGGGTCATGGCCGCGGAAACCTGCAAGACCACCGATCCGGCGAACGGCTCGGTCGCCAACGGCGCCGAGGCTCTTGCCTGCGGCGAGGGCAGCGTCGCCAGCCGCAAGGGCGCCACGGCCATTGGCGCCTACAGCAGCGCGACGGGCAAAGAGGCGACCGCGGTAGGAAACAACGCAAGTGCATCGCGCGCTTCCGCAACGGCACTGGGTGCCAACGCCACGGCAAGTTCAAAGGGCGCCACGGCAGTCGGCGCATCGGCGGAAGCCAGTGGCAGCGACTCGATCGCCACCGGCGATTCGGCCTACGCCGAAGGCGCGGGCAGCAGCGCGGTCGGCAGTGGCAGTTACGCTGGCGGAGATGAATCCACGGCGGTCGGGTATCTGGCCGAAGCCACTGCGGACAACAGCGTCGCATTGGGAGCCAACTCCCTGGCGGATCGTGCAAATACCGTGTCTGTCGGATCTGCCGGCAACGAGCGCCAGATCACCAACGTCGCCGCTGGTATCGAAGGCACCGACGCGGTGAACCTGGATCAGTTGGACGCGGTGGCTGCGGTCGCGGAAGAAACCGACCGGCACTTCAAGGCCACCGGCGACAGCGAGGCGATCGTGGATGGCGAGGACGCGGTTGCCGCAGGCAGCAACGCTTATGCCGGCGCCGACTACGCCACTGCCGTGGGCGCCAGCAGCAGCGCGTTTGGTGAAGGTGCCTCTGCTTTCGGCAGCGGCGCATTCGCATCCGGGGATTACGCCACCGCCAGCGGCTACAACGCCACCGCCACCGGCACCGACAGCCTTGCCAGCGGCAGTGGCAGCCAGGCAGCGGGTGACGACAGCACCGCCGTCGGCTCCGGCGCGGCCGCGCTTGAGGTCGGCAGCACCGCCATGGGCGCGGATGCGCAGGCTTCCGGCGCCTATGCGACCGCCAGCGGCACCGAGTCGGTCGCCTCCGGCGGCCAGGCGACCGCCAACGGCTTCCGCAGCGAAGCGGACGGCGATGGCAGCAGCGCGATCGGCGGCTATTCCAGCGCCACGGGCTTCCTTTCCTCGGCGATCGGTTACAGCACCGACGCTTCGGGTGACTACGCCACCGCCGTCGGCGTCGGCGCCGCCGCAGCCGGGACGAGCAGCACAGCCGTCGGCGAATCGGCCGACGCTTCCGGCCTGGAAAGCACCGCCGTGGGCGGTACCGCTTACGGGTTCTTCGCCACCGAGGCCACCGGCGACGGCAGCGCGGCGTTTGGTAATGGCGCCTGGGCCAGCGGCGATGAGAGCACCTCATTGGGCTGGATGAGCAGCGCCGATGGCGCCGGCTCCACCGCCGTGGGCGCCGCATCCTGGGCTGCCGAGGACGACTCCACTGCACTGGGCTACGGCGCCAACGCCGATGCAGCCAACAGCGTTGCGCTCGGTGCCGGTTCGGTGGCCGATCGCGAAAACAGCGTGTCCGTGGGTGAGGTCGGCGGCGAGCGCCAGATCACCAACGTCGCCGCCGGTACCGAGGGCACCGATGCGGTGAACCTGGACCAGCTCGACGCGGTTGCGGCCGTTGCGGACGAGACGAACAAATACTTCAAGGCGACCGGCAGCGACGACAGCGATGCTGGCTCCTACGCGGATGGAGATGACGCCACCGCCGCCGGCGAAGCCGCCAATGCTATCGGCGATGGCGCTTCCGCCTTCGGTGCCGGCGCCAACGCCATTGCGAACGGTGCCACTGCCGCGGGCTACAACTCGCTGGCACTTGGCGAGGACAGCACCGCCGTCGGCTCCGGCGCGGCCGCGCTTGAAGTCGGCAGCACCGCGATGGGCGCGGATGCAGAAGCCTCCGGTGCCTACGCCACCGCCAGCGGCACCGAAGCGGTCGCCTCCGGCGGCCAGGCGACCGCCAACGGCTTCCGCAGCGAGGCCAGCGGTGACGGCAGCAGCGCGATCGGTGGCTACTCCAGCGCCTCGGGCTTCCTGTCCTCGGCAATTGGTTACGGCACCGATGCTTCCGGTGACTACGCCACCGCTGTGGGCGTGGGCGCTGCGGCCGCGGGCGCGAGCAGCACTGCCGTCGGTGAATCGGCCGATGCTTCCGGCCTGGAAAGCACCGCCGTGGGCGGTACCGCTTACGGGTTCTTCGCCACCGAAGCCACCGGCGACGGCAGCGCCGCGTTCGGTAACGGCGCATGGGCCAGCGGCGATGAGAGCACCTCGCTGGGCTGGATGAGCAGCGCCGATGGCGCCGGCTCCACCGCCGTGGGCGCCGCATCCTGGGCCGCGGAAGACGACTCCACCGCGCTGGGCTACGGCGCCTACGCCGATGCAGCCAACAGCGTCGCGCTCGGTGCCGGTTCGGTGGCCGATCGCGAAAACAGCGTGTCCGTGGGTGAGGTCGGCGGCGAGCGCCAGATCACCAACGTCGCCGCCGGTACCGAGGGCACCGATGCGGTGAACCTGGACCAGCTCAACGAGGTGGCCGGTGTCGCCGACGAGACCAACCGCCTGTTCAAGGCCAGCGGTGACGGTGAAGCGATCGTGGATGGGGAGGACGCGGTCGCGGCAGGCAGCGATGCCTACGCCGGCGCCGACTACGCCACCGCGGTTGGCTCCAGCAGCAGCGCGTTCGGCGAAGGGTCTTCCGCGTTCGGCAGCGGCGCATTCGCATCCGGCGATTACGCCACCGCCAGCGGCTACAGCGCGACGGCGACTGGCGACGACAGCATCGCCAGCGGCAGCCACAGCCAAGCCAACGGCACCTCCAGCGTGGCGGTCGGCGGACGCCGCGCGATGCTGGATGACGACGGCAATCCGGTCCTGGATGGCGACGGCAACCCCGTCTACACCAACACCGTCGCTACGGCGGACGACAGCACCGCGATCGGTGCCGGTGCCAACGCGTCCGAGACCGGCGCCACGGCGCTGGGCGCAGGCGCCGACGCATCGGGTGCCTACGCCACCGCCAGCGGCACCGAAGCGGTCGCATCGGGCACCCAGGCCACCGCCAACGGCTTCCGCAGCGAGGCCAGCGGCGACGGCAGCAGCGTCATGGGTGGCTACTCCAGCGCCTCCGGCTTCCTGTCCTCCGCCCTCGGCTACGGCGCAGAGGCCAGCAGCGACTACGCGACTGCGGTGGGCGCCACGGCATCCGCCAGCGGTGCCGACAGCACCGCGGTGGGCAGCGCCAGCATCGCCAGCGGCACCAACAGTGTCGCCGTCGGTGGGGCCCTGTTTGGAATCCTTGCTTCCGAGGCCTCGGGTGATTACTCCACTGCCGTCGGCGGCGGCGCCTGGGCACCGGGCTACAGCAGCACGGCGCTGGGCAACGCGGCGATGGCCACCGCCGACAACAGCGTCGCCCTGGGCGCCGACTCGTACGCCGACCGGGAGAACTCCGTCTCGGTGGGCGATGTAGGCAACGAGCGCCAGATCACCAACGTCGCTGCCGGTACCGAGGACAACGATGCGGTGAACCTGGGCCAGCTCAACGCCATCGCCGGAGTCGCCACGGAAACCAACAAGTACTTCAAGGCCAGCGGTGAGCTTGAAGCGACCGTTGACGGCGAGGACGCGGTGGCGGCGGGCAGTGACGCCTACGCCGGCGCCGACTACGCCACCGCGGTCGGCTCCAGCAGCAGCGCCTTTGGCGAGGGTGCCTCTGCGTTCGGCAGCGGCGCATTTGCATCTGGTGACTACGCCACCGCCAGCGGCTACAACGCAACCGCGAGCGGCACGGACAGCATCGCCAGCGGCAGCAGCAGCCAAGCCACCGGCAACTCCAGCGTGGCGGTCGGCGGACGCCGCGCGGTGATGGATGACGATGGCAACCCGGTGCTCGATGGCGATGGGAATCCCCTCTACACCAACACCGTGGCATCGGCCGACGACAGCACCGCGATCGGTGCAGGTGCCAACGCGTCCGAGACCGGCGCCACGGCGCTGGGCGCAGGCGCCGACGCATCGGGTGCCTACGCCACCGCCAGCGGCACCGAAGCGGTCGCCTCCGGCGGCCAGGCGACCGCCAACGGCTTCCGCAGCGAGGCCAGCGGTGACGGCAGCAGCGCGATCGGTGGCTACTCCAGCGCCTCGGGCTTCCTGTCCTCGGCAATTGGTTACGGCACCGATGCTTCCGGTGACTACGCCACCGCTGTGGGCGTGGGCGCTGCGGCCGCGGGCGCGAGCAGCACTGCCGTCGGTGAATCGGCCGATGCTTCCGGCCTGGAAAGCACCGCCGTGGGCGGTACCGCTTACGGGTTCTTCGCCACCGAAGCCACCGGCGACGGCAGCGCCGCGTTCGGTAACGGCGCATGGGCCAGCGGCGATGAGAGCACCTCGCTGGGCTGGATGAGCAGCGCCGATGGCGCCGGCTCCACCGCCGTGGGCGCCGCATCCTGGGCCGCGGAAGACGACTCCACCGCGCTGGGCTACGGCGCCTACGCCGATGCAGCCAACAGCGTCGCGCTCGGTGCCGGTTCGGTGGCCGATCGCGAAAACAGCGTGTCCGTGGGTGAGGTCGGCGGCGAGCGCCAGATCACCAACGTCGCCGCCGGTACCGAGGGCACCGATGCGGTGAACCTGGACCAGCTCAACGAGGTGGCCGGTGTCGCCGACGAGACCAACCGCCTGTTCAAGGCCAGCGGTGACGGTGAAGCGATCGTGGATGGGGAGGACGCGGTCGCGGCAGGCAGCGATGCCTACGCCGGCGCCGACTACGCCACCGCGGTTGGCTCCAGCAGCAGCGCGTTCGGCGAAGGGTCTTCCGCGTTCGGCAGCGGCGCATTCGCATCCGGCGATTACGCCACCGCCAGCGGCTACAGCGCGACGGCGACTGGCGACGACAGCATCGCCAGCGGCAGCCACAGCCAAGCCAACGGCACCTCCAGCGTGGCGGTCGGCGGACGCCGCGCGATGCTGGATGACGACGGCAATCCGGTCCTGGATGGCGACGGCAACCCCGTCTACACCAACACCGTCGCTACGGCGGACGACAGCACCGCGATCGGTGCCGGTGCCAACGCGTCCGAGACCGGCGCCACGGCGCTGGGCGCAGGCGCCGACGCATCGGGTGCCTACGCCACCGCCAGCGGCACCGAAGCGGTCGCATCGGGCACCCAGGCCACCGCCAACGGCTTCCGCAGCGAGGCCAGCGGCGACGGCAGCAGCGTCATGGGTGGCTACTCCAGCGCCTCCGGCTTCCTGTCCTCCGCCCTCGGCTACGGCGCAGAGGCCAGCAGCGACTACGCGACTGCGGTGGGCGCCACGGCATCCGCCAGCGGTGCCGACAGCACCGCGGTGGGCAGCGCCAGCATCGCCAGCGGCACCAACAGTGTCGCCGTGGGTGGGGCCCTGTTCGGAATCCTTGCCTCCGAGGCATCGGGTGATTACTCCACTGCCGTCGGCGGCGGCGCCTGGGCACCGGGCTACAGCACCACGGCACTGGGCAACGCGGCGATGGCCACCGCCGACAACAGCGTCGCCCTGGGTGCCGACTCGTACGCCGACCGGGAGAACTCCGTCTCGGTGGGCGATGTGGGCAACGAGCGCCAGATCACCAACGTCGCTGCCGGTACCGAGGACAACGATGCGGTGAACCTGGACCAGCTCAATGCCATCGCCGGTGTTGCCGACGAAACCAGTCGCCTGTTCAAGGCTAGCGGTGAAGGCGAGGCCGTCGTCGATGGCGAAGATGCGGTCGCTGCCGGCAGTGATGCCCTGGCCGAGGGTGACTACACGGTCGCACTGGGCGCCAGCAGCACTGCGATCGGCGAAGGTGCCAGCGCGATGGGCTCCGGCGCCACCGCGCTGGGTGATCAAGCCACTGCGAGCGGCTTCAACGCCGTTGCCGCAACCGACGGAGCCAGCGCCTACGGTGCCGGCAGTGCCGCGGCGGGCGAAGCTGCCACGGCAACCGGCGCCTACAGCAGCGCGTCCGGCGAGCTCGCAACCGCGACCGGCTCGGAAAGCGAAGCGTCAGGCTACCTCGCCACGGCAACGGGAGCGGGTTCCGTCGCCAACGGCGATGGCAGTGTGGCAACCGGCGCACTGAGCGAGGCATCGGGCGTTGAATCCACCGCCTCGGGCTTCTACAGCGCAGCCAGCGGCGACGCTGCAACCGCCTTGGGTGCGGAATCCTACGCCAGCGGCGTTGAGTCGGTAGCAGCGGGCTTCCTTGCCGAGGCCAGCGGCGACGTCGCCACGGCAGTCGGTGCGGAATCCATCGCGAGTGGACTGGCATCCGCAGCGGTCGGAGCATTCGCCGAAGCCAGTGGCGACTTCACCACCGCGGTGGGCGCTTTGTCCGCCGCCACCGGCTACAACAGCACCGCGCTCGGCAGTGCCGCCGAGGCCGAGGGTGAGGACGCCACTGCACTGGGTTCCGACAGCCTTGCCGAAGCCGACGGCAGTGTCGCGCTGGGCGCCGGCTCCTACGCGGACCGTGCCGATACGGTCTCGGTTGGCAGCAGCGGCAACGAGCGGCAGATCACGAATGTCGCCGCTGGCAGCATGGACACCGACGCGGCCAACATGGCGCAGATGGGAGCCATGGCCAGCGCCTTGGGCGGCGGCGCCGGGTTCTCCGGCGGCGTGTTCAGCGCACCCAGCTATATGATCCAGGGCACTACCTACGGCAACGTGGGCGATGCCTTCTCCGCCGTGGATGGCCGCTTGACCTCGCTGCAAAACAGCGTTGACAACTTCACCGGACCGCAGGGGCCGGCAGGCCCACAGGGCCCGATGGGCCCGACCGGGCCGACGGGACCGCAGGGTGCGGACGGCGCGACGGGGCCGTCGGGTCCCACTGGACCCACCGGTCCGCAGGGTCCCAAGGGTGACAGCATCGTCGGCGACACCGGCCCACAGGGTCCCCAGGGGCCGACCGGACCGACGGGTCCCACCGGGCCCACCGGTCCGACTGGCCCGCAGGGTCCGCAAGGCCCGCAGGGCCCCAGCGGTAACGGGGTTGCCGATGGGAACTCGCACGGCCTACCGACTGATCCTGTCGGCGTAGGTCAGGGCAAGTCCGGCGGCCTGGCGGTCGGCGAGGGCAGCATCGCCGTCGACGAGAACGACACGGCGATCGGCAACCACGCGATCGTCGGCGCTGCCAACAGCACCGCGCTGGGCAACAACAGCAACGTGGATGCCGCCGCGAGCAATGCGGTGGCCATCGGTGCGGATACGGATGTCACCGCGAGTGGCGGCGCGGCCCTGGGCCAGCGAGCCTCGGTGACGGCGCAGGGCGCGGTTGCCCTCGGCCAGGAATCGGTCGCCGACGAAGCCAACACGGTCTCGGTAGGCTCGGCCACCAATCAGCGCCGGGTCACGAACGTCGCTGCGGGCACCCAGGCCAACGATGCCGCCAATGTCGGCCAGATGCAGGCCGCCAGTGCTGCGACGCTGGATGCATCGCGCAGCTACACCGACACCACCGCCACGCAGACGCTGAACGCGTCGTACAACTACACCGACACCAGCACGACCAACGCGCTGAACTCGGCCAAGGCGTACACCGACCAGCGCATGACCGTCATCACGGACGACTTCAACATGCTCCGCGGTGAAGTGAACGATCGCTTCTACGAGGTCGACAAGCGCTTCGACCAGATGGGCGCGATGAGCGCGGCGATGCTGAACATGGCCACCAGCGCCGCCGGCGTGCGCACCCAGAACCGGGTGGGCGTGGGCGTGGGCGTGCAGGGGGGCCAGGCCGCCCTGTCGCTGGGTTACCAGCGGGCCCTGTCTGACCGCGCCACGGTCACCTTTGGCGGTGCGATGAGCGGTGACGACACCTCTGTCGGCGCCGGTGTCGGTTTCGGCTGGTAA